From one Sphaeramia orbicularis chromosome 9, fSphaOr1.1, whole genome shotgun sequence genomic stretch:
- the ulk1a gene encoding serine/threonine-protein kinase ULK1a isoform X2: MESVGKFEFSRKDLIGHGAFAVVFKGRHKEKRNWEVAIKCINKKNLAKSQSLLSKEIKILKELKHDNIVRLLDYQEMGGCVYLVMEYCNGGDLAEYLHSKGTLSEDTIRIFVQQIAQAMKVLQSRGILHRDLKPQNILLCHPERRRSSPTNICIKIADFGFARHLQTNTMAATLCGSPMYMAPEVIMSQNYDARADLWSIGTIIYQCLTGKAPFHASTPQELRFFYESNRTLLPSIPKETSSHLRHLLLGLLQRNHKERISFDEFFHHPFLETGSSIKKCSPATMASYPSSGSGSSSSSSSTSHQASPQDASGFTLKEVANQESRDPSSCTEDYVMVPAQFPSEYTCEVEVESPIESCLINSGISLVAARGPGVAGRTSPPSPLLYRPSTPTGKPGELVCSNINHSVPIPVPTQIHNYQRMEQNLHPAGLHGTTRATLCCAGNSNETSPGFGGCRAPSTGFVLNSLGLTNGGALPQQFSPLVGTTPKAPEQNLPLCTTTALLTRSAEIKDTSTLKVESKLATRRRTVPDLQSLVQSPVSQTSLTKKLTSRKGPFKRSLSTGKLSDMLLKAAYGTQILEEGNDESLSCERSMDTTESPPVAGFTFGSLSKGNSPSDTMLPRIFTGSPNYSSSVWLLGNRLLQRGSRRNSECEAMDASPHTDLVFHPPELPEDTIMEETHTVALNDLRFTLAFVHCVMELASSKDPGLNTISSPDISFLEQSLVTDQISLLSREWSYAGQLVLYMKAEDFLSSALHTAKENIKQGRLLPSATVKQVIKKLNDLYKACVTHCRSLNEQLQSFLLDKQKLIDRFSGLTAEKLIYSHTVHMVQSAALDEMFHYGTASVQRYHKALLLLEGLSRTIIEQKDVDSIDKCKQCIERRLFALQT; the protein is encoded by the exons gAAATGGGTGGGTGTGTGTATCTTGTTATGGAG TACTGCAATGGAGGTGACCTGGCGGAGTATCTGCACT CAAAGGGTACACTCAGTGAGGACACCATCCGTATATTTGTTCAGCAGATTGCTCAAGCTATGAAAGTTCTGCAGAGCAGAGGCATCCTCCACAGAGATCTTAAACCTCAGAATATCTTGCTCTGTCACCCAGAACGGCGAAGGTCGAGTCCCACAAATATCTGCATCAAGATAG CTGATTTTGGGTTTGCACGTCATCTGCAGACTAACACTATGGCAGCCACGCTGTGTGGCTCACCCATGTACATG GCTCCTGAGGTCATCATGTCCCAGAACTACGATGCCAGAGCTGATCTGTGGAGCATTGGCACAATCATCTACCAGTGTCTGACAGGAAAGGCACCATTTCAT GCCAGCACACCACAGGAACTCCGGTTTTTCTACGAAAGCAACAGGACCCTCTTACCAAG CATCCCCAAGGAGACTTCTAGTCACttaagacatttactgctggggCTGTTGCAGAGGAACCACAAAGAAAGGATCAGCTTTG ATGAGTTTTTCCATCATCCTTTCTTGGAAACAGGCTCATCCATCAAGAAAT GCTCTCCAGCTACCATGGCCTCCTACCCCAGTTCTGGCTCAGGCAGCTCTTCTAGCAGTTCCTCTACATCTCATCAGGCTTCCCCTCAA GATGCCTCTGGATTCACACTGAAAGAAGTTGCTAATCAAGAAAGTAGGGATCCCTCATCTTGCACAGAAGACTATGTCATGGTGCCTGCCCAGTTTCCTA GTGAGTACACATGTGAAGTGGAAGTTGAGTCACCCATTGAGAGCTGCCTGATAAACAGTGG GATATCACTGGTGGCTGCCAGGGGTCCTGGAGTAGCAGGCAGGACATCTCCCCCTTCTCCCCTGCTTTATCGTCCCTCAACGCCCACTGG CAAACCAGGTGAATTAGTTTGCAGTAACATCAACCACTCGGTGCCAATTCCTGTCCCAACTCAGATCCACAACTATCAGCGTATGGAGCAGAACCTACACCCTGCAGGACTGCATGGCACCACCAG GGCCACACTTTGCTGTGCTGGCAACAGCAATGAGACTTCCCCAGGATTTGGAGGGTGTAGAGCTCCAAGTACAGGATTTGTCCTAAACTCATTAGGGCTAACAAATGGAGGAGCATTGCCACAACAGTTCTCCCCACTAG TGGGAACTACCCCGAAGGCCCCCGAGCAGAATCTGCCTCTCTGTACCACTACTGCACTGCTCACTCGCTCTGCTGAGATAAAGGACACTTCCACCCTCAAG GTGGAATCAAAACTGGCCACTCGAAGAAGGACAGTCCCAGATCTGCAGTCTCTTGTTCAATCTCCTGTATCTCAAACCAGTCTCACCAAGAAATTAACTAGTAGGAAAGGCCCTTTTAAAAG ATCACTGAGCACAGGTAAACTGTCTGATATGCTACTGAAGGCTGCATATGGGACTCAGATCCTGGAAGAAGGAAATGATGAGAGCCTCAGCTGTGAGAGAAGCATGGATACAACAG AGAGCCCACCTGTTGCTGGCTTCACCTTTGGATCTCTGTCAAAAGGAAACAGTCCTTCTGATACAATGCTTCCCAGGATATTCACAG GATCCCCTAACTACAGTAGCTCAGTCTGGCTACTTGGCAATCGCCTTCTGCAGAGAGGAAGCCGGAGGAACAGTGAATGTGAAGCAATGGATGCTTCTCCACACACTGACCTGGTCTTTCATCCTCCAGAGCTCCCTGAAGATACAATAATGGAG GAGACTCATACAGTTGCCCTGAATGATCTTCGTTTCACTTTGGCATTTGTCCACTGTGTCATGGAGTTGGCTTCCTCAAAGGACCCAGGTCTGAATACCATCAGTAGTCCTGATATTTCCTTTCTGGAGCAGAGCTTAGTGACAGATCAGATCAGCCTTCTAAGTAGAGAATGGAG CTATGCTGGGCAGTTAGTGTTGTACATGAAGGCTGAGGATTTTCTTTCATCAGCTCTGCACACTGCTAAAGAGAACATAAAGCAGGGCCGACTCCTTCCCTCTGCTACAGTCAAACAAG TGATCAAGAAGCTGAATGACTTATATAAGGCCTGTGTGACACACTGCCGCTCCCTCAATGAACAACTGCAAAGCTTCCTGTTGGACAAACAGAAGCTTATAGACCGCTTCAGTGGGCTCACAGCAGAGAAGCTCATCTACAGCCACACAGTGCACATG GTGCAATCTGCTGCCTTAGATGAAATGTTCCACTATGGCACAGCATCTGTCCAACGCTACCATAAGGCCCTTCTTCTCTTGGAGGGTCTGTCAAGAACCATCATAGAACAAAAGGACGTTGACAGCATAGATAAAT gTAAGCAGTGCATTGAGCGACGGCTGTTTGCTCTACAGACTTAA
- the ulk1a gene encoding serine/threonine-protein kinase ULK1a isoform X1, translated as MESVGKFEFSRKDLIGHGAFAVVFKGRHKEKRNWEVAIKCINKKNLAKSQSLLSKEIKILKELKHDNIVRLLDYQEMGGCVYLVMEYCNGGDLAEYLHSKGTLSEDTIRIFVQQIAQAMKVLQSRGILHRDLKPQNILLCHPERRRSSPTNICIKIADFGFARHLQTNTMAATLCGSPMYMAPEVIMSQNYDARADLWSIGTIIYQCLTGKAPFHASTPQELRFFYESNRTLLPSIPKETSSHLRHLLLGLLQRNHKERISFDEFFHHPFLETGSSIKKCSPATMASYPSSGSGSSSSSSSTSHQASPQDASGFTLKEVANQESRDPSSCTEDYVMVPAQFPSEYTCEVEVESPIESCLINSGISLVAARGPGVAGRTSPPSPLLYRPSTPTGKPGELVCSNINHSVPIPVPTQIHNYQRMEQNLHPAGLHGTTRATLCCAGNSNETSPGFGGCRAPSTGFVLNSLGLTNGGALPQQFSPLVGTTPKAPEQNLPLCTTTALLTRSAEIKDTSTLKVESKLATRRRTVPDLQSLVQSPVSQTSLTKKLTSRKGPFKRSLSTGKLSDMLLKAAYGTQILEEGNDESLSCERSMDTTAPPTGCQRGFLSSESPPVAGFTFGSLSKGNSPSDTMLPRIFTGSPNYSSSVWLLGNRLLQRGSRRNSECEAMDASPHTDLVFHPPELPEDTIMEETHTVALNDLRFTLAFVHCVMELASSKDPGLNTISSPDISFLEQSLVTDQISLLSREWSYAGQLVLYMKAEDFLSSALHTAKENIKQGRLLPSATVKQVIKKLNDLYKACVTHCRSLNEQLQSFLLDKQKLIDRFSGLTAEKLIYSHTVHMVQSAALDEMFHYGTASVQRYHKALLLLEGLSRTIIEQKDVDSIDKCKQCIERRLFALQT; from the exons gAAATGGGTGGGTGTGTGTATCTTGTTATGGAG TACTGCAATGGAGGTGACCTGGCGGAGTATCTGCACT CAAAGGGTACACTCAGTGAGGACACCATCCGTATATTTGTTCAGCAGATTGCTCAAGCTATGAAAGTTCTGCAGAGCAGAGGCATCCTCCACAGAGATCTTAAACCTCAGAATATCTTGCTCTGTCACCCAGAACGGCGAAGGTCGAGTCCCACAAATATCTGCATCAAGATAG CTGATTTTGGGTTTGCACGTCATCTGCAGACTAACACTATGGCAGCCACGCTGTGTGGCTCACCCATGTACATG GCTCCTGAGGTCATCATGTCCCAGAACTACGATGCCAGAGCTGATCTGTGGAGCATTGGCACAATCATCTACCAGTGTCTGACAGGAAAGGCACCATTTCAT GCCAGCACACCACAGGAACTCCGGTTTTTCTACGAAAGCAACAGGACCCTCTTACCAAG CATCCCCAAGGAGACTTCTAGTCACttaagacatttactgctggggCTGTTGCAGAGGAACCACAAAGAAAGGATCAGCTTTG ATGAGTTTTTCCATCATCCTTTCTTGGAAACAGGCTCATCCATCAAGAAAT GCTCTCCAGCTACCATGGCCTCCTACCCCAGTTCTGGCTCAGGCAGCTCTTCTAGCAGTTCCTCTACATCTCATCAGGCTTCCCCTCAA GATGCCTCTGGATTCACACTGAAAGAAGTTGCTAATCAAGAAAGTAGGGATCCCTCATCTTGCACAGAAGACTATGTCATGGTGCCTGCCCAGTTTCCTA GTGAGTACACATGTGAAGTGGAAGTTGAGTCACCCATTGAGAGCTGCCTGATAAACAGTGG GATATCACTGGTGGCTGCCAGGGGTCCTGGAGTAGCAGGCAGGACATCTCCCCCTTCTCCCCTGCTTTATCGTCCCTCAACGCCCACTGG CAAACCAGGTGAATTAGTTTGCAGTAACATCAACCACTCGGTGCCAATTCCTGTCCCAACTCAGATCCACAACTATCAGCGTATGGAGCAGAACCTACACCCTGCAGGACTGCATGGCACCACCAG GGCCACACTTTGCTGTGCTGGCAACAGCAATGAGACTTCCCCAGGATTTGGAGGGTGTAGAGCTCCAAGTACAGGATTTGTCCTAAACTCATTAGGGCTAACAAATGGAGGAGCATTGCCACAACAGTTCTCCCCACTAG TGGGAACTACCCCGAAGGCCCCCGAGCAGAATCTGCCTCTCTGTACCACTACTGCACTGCTCACTCGCTCTGCTGAGATAAAGGACACTTCCACCCTCAAG GTGGAATCAAAACTGGCCACTCGAAGAAGGACAGTCCCAGATCTGCAGTCTCTTGTTCAATCTCCTGTATCTCAAACCAGTCTCACCAAGAAATTAACTAGTAGGAAAGGCCCTTTTAAAAG ATCACTGAGCACAGGTAAACTGTCTGATATGCTACTGAAGGCTGCATATGGGACTCAGATCCTGGAAGAAGGAAATGATGAGAGCCTCAGCTGTGAGAGAAGCATGGATACAACAG CTCCACCTACTGGTTGTCAAAGAGGTTTTCTTTCCTCAGAGAGCCCACCTGTTGCTGGCTTCACCTTTGGATCTCTGTCAAAAGGAAACAGTCCTTCTGATACAATGCTTCCCAGGATATTCACAG GATCCCCTAACTACAGTAGCTCAGTCTGGCTACTTGGCAATCGCCTTCTGCAGAGAGGAAGCCGGAGGAACAGTGAATGTGAAGCAATGGATGCTTCTCCACACACTGACCTGGTCTTTCATCCTCCAGAGCTCCCTGAAGATACAATAATGGAG GAGACTCATACAGTTGCCCTGAATGATCTTCGTTTCACTTTGGCATTTGTCCACTGTGTCATGGAGTTGGCTTCCTCAAAGGACCCAGGTCTGAATACCATCAGTAGTCCTGATATTTCCTTTCTGGAGCAGAGCTTAGTGACAGATCAGATCAGCCTTCTAAGTAGAGAATGGAG CTATGCTGGGCAGTTAGTGTTGTACATGAAGGCTGAGGATTTTCTTTCATCAGCTCTGCACACTGCTAAAGAGAACATAAAGCAGGGCCGACTCCTTCCCTCTGCTACAGTCAAACAAG TGATCAAGAAGCTGAATGACTTATATAAGGCCTGTGTGACACACTGCCGCTCCCTCAATGAACAACTGCAAAGCTTCCTGTTGGACAAACAGAAGCTTATAGACCGCTTCAGTGGGCTCACAGCAGAGAAGCTCATCTACAGCCACACAGTGCACATG GTGCAATCTGCTGCCTTAGATGAAATGTTCCACTATGGCACAGCATCTGTCCAACGCTACCATAAGGCCCTTCTTCTCTTGGAGGGTCTGTCAAGAACCATCATAGAACAAAAGGACGTTGACAGCATAGATAAAT gTAAGCAGTGCATTGAGCGACGGCTGTTTGCTCTACAGACTTAA